In Asanoa sp. WMMD1127, one genomic interval encodes:
- a CDS encoding trypsin-like serine protease — protein sequence MSRLGRMVLAAVAGLAMVAGGAGPVSAAPEPVPSGPDQVVGGTLATQGEFPWMVRLSMGCGGAMYTPSLVLTAAHCVNGTGNNTSITATWGVVDLQDPARTTRTSNYVYRAPGYNGDGKDWALIRLSSPINSPLLKIATDTSLHNGSFTVAGWGATVQGGGQSRYLRKATVPFISDSTCAAQGGSYSGLIPNEEICAGVLPGGGIDTCQGDSGGPMFKRDASNQWVQVGITSWGIGCAQPNAPGVYTEVRYFAADILAAAVSLGGGPPGSGGVTVANPGNRTSTVGTAVSAAHSASGGTAPYTWSATGLPPGLAISSSTGTVTGTPTAAGSYGVTVTATASAGGAGSTSYTWTVNPVGGGCGAVTNGADLSIPDLSTVESSITVSGCAGNASSTSSVEVHIVHTYRGDLVVSLVAPDGTAYTLHNRSGGSADNLDTTYSVNLSSEARNGTWRLRVRDAASADTGYLNSWTLTL from the coding sequence TTGTCCCGACTTGGACGTATGGTGCTGGCCGCCGTCGCCGGACTGGCGATGGTGGCCGGCGGCGCCGGACCCGTCAGCGCCGCACCCGAACCGGTCCCGAGCGGCCCCGACCAGGTCGTCGGCGGCACACTGGCCACCCAGGGCGAGTTCCCGTGGATGGTGCGGCTGTCGATGGGCTGCGGCGGCGCGATGTACACGCCCAGCCTGGTGCTCACCGCCGCGCACTGCGTCAACGGCACCGGCAACAACACGTCGATCACCGCGACCTGGGGAGTCGTCGACCTCCAGGACCCGGCGCGGACCACCCGCACGTCCAACTACGTCTACCGGGCACCCGGCTACAACGGCGACGGCAAGGACTGGGCGCTGATCCGGCTGTCCAGCCCCATCAACAGCCCGCTGCTGAAGATCGCCACCGACACCTCGCTGCACAACGGCTCCTTCACGGTGGCCGGCTGGGGCGCGACGGTGCAGGGCGGCGGCCAGTCCCGCTACCTGCGCAAGGCGACCGTGCCGTTCATCAGCGACAGCACCTGCGCCGCGCAGGGCGGCTCCTACTCCGGTCTGATCCCCAACGAGGAGATCTGCGCCGGCGTGCTGCCCGGCGGCGGCATCGACACGTGCCAGGGCGACTCTGGTGGCCCGATGTTCAAGCGCGACGCCAGCAACCAGTGGGTCCAGGTCGGCATCACCTCGTGGGGCATTGGGTGCGCCCAGCCCAACGCGCCCGGCGTCTACACCGAGGTGCGCTACTTCGCGGCGGACATCCTCGCGGCGGCGGTCTCCCTGGGCGGTGGCCCGCCCGGCAGCGGCGGCGTGACCGTGGCCAACCCGGGCAACCGGACGTCGACGGTCGGCACCGCGGTCTCGGCGGCGCACAGCGCCTCCGGCGGCACCGCGCCCTACACCTGGTCGGCCACCGGCCTGCCCCCGGGCCTGGCGATCTCGTCGTCCACCGGCACGGTCACCGGCACCCCGACGGCCGCCGGGAGCTACGGCGTCACCGTGACCGCGACCGCCTCGGCCGGCGGCGCGGGCAGCACGTCGTACACCTGGACGGTCAACCCGGTGGGTGGGGGCTGCGGCGCGGTGACCAACGGCGCCGACCTGTCGATCCCGGATCTGTCCACGGTGGAGAGTTCGATCACCGTGTCGGGCTGCGCCGGCAATGCGTCCAGCACGTCCAGCGTCGAGGTGCACATCGTGCACACGTACCGCGGCGACCTGGTCGTGTCGCTCGTCGCTCCCGACGGCACCGCCTACACGTTGCACAACCGCAGCGGCGGCAGCGCCGACAACCTCGACACGACCTATTCGGTCAACCTGTCGAGCGAGGCCCGCAACGGCACGTGGCGGCTGCGGGTGCGGGACGCGGCGTCGGCCGACACCGGCTATCTCAACTCCTGGACGTTGACGCTCTGA
- a CDS encoding S1 RNA-binding domain-containing protein — MPATDEAWAAFVARYQVGAVVHGDVVSVVPFGAFVRIGEVDGFAPVREWPTPLEEGAVVPVRIAAIDADTRRFAVHPA, encoded by the coding sequence ATGCCCGCAACCGACGAAGCCTGGGCCGCGTTCGTCGCGCGCTACCAGGTCGGCGCCGTCGTGCACGGCGACGTGGTGAGCGTCGTGCCGTTCGGCGCGTTCGTCCGCATCGGCGAGGTCGACGGCTTCGCGCCCGTGCGCGAGTGGCCGACCCCGCTGGAGGAGGGCGCGGTCGTCCCGGTCCGCATCGCCGCCATCGACGCGGACACCCGGCGATTCGCCGTGCACCCCGCCTGA
- a CDS encoding ADP-ribosylglycohydrolase family protein — protein sequence MSYRARVRGCLLGGAIGDALGNPVEFLSIHRIRERFGQEGLTDLVGDPALITDDTQMTLFTAEGLIRASVRWDRGVCHPPSVVHRAYLRWLDTQRLPGPPADVDGWLAGHEFLYARRAPGNACLSGLSTGRMGTPDNPANPDSKGCGAVMRSAPFGLHPGWSAAQAFDLAVECAVQTHGHPSGYLAAGAFAAIVHALAVEERGLVEAVEGALTLLRQRPRHDEVTGALERALTLDRAVTPERVELLGGGWVAEEALAIAVYAAVAFPGDVRRALLAAANHAGDSDSTAAIAGNLLGAWHGEDALPTDWALRVEGRDPILEVADDLALEFTNGRRPWSPARYPGA from the coding sequence ATGTCGTATCGAGCGCGGGTGCGGGGCTGTCTGTTGGGCGGGGCGATCGGGGACGCGCTGGGAAATCCGGTGGAGTTCCTGTCGATTCACCGGATCAGGGAACGATTCGGTCAGGAGGGCCTGACCGACCTGGTAGGTGACCCTGCGTTGATCACCGACGACACGCAGATGACCCTCTTCACGGCCGAGGGGCTGATCCGGGCGAGCGTGCGGTGGGACCGGGGCGTCTGCCATCCGCCGTCGGTGGTGCACCGGGCCTACCTGCGCTGGCTCGACACCCAACGGCTTCCGGGCCCGCCCGCCGACGTCGACGGGTGGCTGGCGGGCCACGAGTTCCTCTACGCCCGTCGCGCGCCCGGCAACGCCTGCCTCTCCGGCCTGTCGACCGGGCGCATGGGCACACCCGACAACCCGGCCAACCCCGACTCCAAGGGGTGCGGCGCCGTGATGCGGTCGGCGCCGTTCGGCCTCCATCCGGGCTGGTCCGCGGCGCAGGCGTTCGACCTGGCCGTCGAGTGCGCGGTGCAGACGCACGGTCACCCGTCCGGCTACCTCGCGGCCGGCGCGTTCGCGGCGATCGTCCACGCGCTGGCGGTCGAGGAGCGCGGCCTGGTCGAGGCCGTCGAAGGCGCGCTGACCCTGCTGCGCCAGCGGCCGCGGCACGACGAGGTCACCGGCGCGCTGGAGCGGGCGCTGACGCTGGACCGCGCGGTCACGCCGGAGCGGGTCGAACTGCTCGGCGGCGGCTGGGTGGCCGAGGAGGCGCTGGCGATCGCCGTCTACGCCGCGGTGGCGTTTCCCGGCGACGTGCGGCGGGCCCTGCTCGCCGCGGCCAACCACGCCGGCGACAGCGACTCGACGGCCGCGATCGCCGGCAACCTGCTCGGTGCGTGGCACGGCGAGGACGCGCTGCCGACGGACTGGGCCCTGCGCGTCGAAGGCCGGGACCCAATCCTCGAGGTGGCCGACGACCTGGCGCTCGAGTTCACCAACGGGCGGCGGCCGTGGTCACCGGCCCGCTATCCGGGCGCGTAG
- a CDS encoding STAS domain-containing protein, with protein MGLTAEESGRLATLLDAHADKLNASWTDTLAAPLRGRLTRAELQKQVQDLHRAFVEALGAGNGFDLTADGSAGLRATLVDLSRSRARQGFSASETAVTVFGLKRALFDVVDVRSAEPQVLADLIAVGLVVDDLGLFTFETYAKTREELIADQAEQLLELATPVVKLWEGVVAIPLVGTLDSARAQVVMERLLETLVDTGSPYAIIDITGVGAVDTQVAQHILKTVVAARLMGAECIISGIRPQIAQTIVALGIEFGDIATKATLADALRHALRMIELARRARSN; from the coding sequence ATGGGACTGACCGCGGAGGAGAGCGGCCGCCTGGCGACGCTGCTCGACGCCCACGCCGACAAGCTGAACGCGAGCTGGACCGACACGCTCGCCGCGCCGCTGCGCGGCCGGTTGACGCGGGCCGAGCTGCAGAAGCAGGTGCAGGATCTGCACCGGGCGTTCGTGGAGGCGTTGGGCGCCGGAAACGGGTTCGACCTGACCGCCGACGGTTCGGCCGGGCTGCGCGCCACGCTGGTCGACCTGTCCAGGAGCCGGGCCCGGCAGGGCTTCAGCGCCTCCGAGACGGCGGTCACCGTGTTCGGGCTCAAGCGCGCCCTGTTCGACGTGGTCGACGTGCGCAGCGCCGAGCCGCAGGTGCTCGCCGACCTGATCGCCGTCGGCCTGGTCGTCGACGACCTCGGCCTGTTCACCTTCGAGACCTACGCCAAGACCCGCGAGGAGCTGATCGCCGACCAGGCCGAGCAGCTGCTCGAGCTGGCCACGCCGGTGGTCAAGCTCTGGGAGGGCGTGGTCGCGATCCCGCTGGTCGGCACGCTCGACTCGGCCCGCGCCCAGGTCGTCATGGAACGGCTGCTGGAGACGCTGGTCGACACCGGCTCGCCGTACGCCATCATCGACATCACCGGCGTCGGCGCCGTCGACACCCAGGTCGCACAGCACATCCTCAAGACCGTGGTGGCGGCCCGGCTGATGGGCGCGGAGTGCATCATCTCCGGCATCCGCCCGCAGATCGCGCAGACGATCGTCGCGCTCGGCATCGAGTTCGGCGACATCGCCACCAAGGCGACGCTGGCCGACGCGCTGCGACACGCGTTGCGAATGATCGAGCTGGCCCGCCGGGCTCGGAGCAACTGA
- a CDS encoding STAS domain-containing protein: MERVPVLKIGDLLLVSIQVDMQDQTALALQEDLAERIVATGCHGVIIDITGLDIVDSFVGRMLSSIASISRVLDAETVVVGMRPAVAITLVELGLSLDGIRTALNVERGMELLAQSRPAAPSDVESFDDLGLDLDLDRGPTATS; this comes from the coding sequence ATGGAACGCGTCCCGGTCCTCAAGATCGGCGACCTCCTGCTCGTCTCGATCCAGGTCGACATGCAGGACCAGACCGCCCTCGCGCTCCAGGAGGACCTGGCCGAGCGGATCGTCGCGACCGGATGCCACGGGGTGATCATCGACATCACCGGGCTCGACATCGTCGACTCCTTCGTCGGCCGGATGCTCTCCTCGATCGCCTCGATCTCACGCGTGCTCGACGCCGAGACGGTGGTCGTCGGCATGCGCCCCGCCGTCGCGATCACGCTGGTCGAGCTCGGTCTGTCGCTCGACGGCATCCGCACCGCGCTCAACGTCGAGCGGGGCATGGAGCTGCTGGCGCAGTCCCGGCCCGCCGCGCCCTCCGACGTCGAGTCCTTCGACGACCTCGGCCTCGACCTGGATCTCGACCGCGGCCCCACGGCGACATCGTGA
- a CDS encoding ATP-binding protein, with amino-acid sequence MTTGVGLSEPQVVTIAADEDVVRVRQLVRTVAVAAKLSLVDQTKLVTAASELARNTLVYGGGGDAEVSVLDAGRRKGVRIVFADDGPGIVDLDLALTDGYTTGGGLGLGLSGARRLVDEFDIDTAAGRGTRVTVTKWAR; translated from the coding sequence GTGACCACCGGCGTCGGCCTCAGCGAGCCACAGGTCGTGACCATCGCGGCCGACGAAGACGTGGTCCGGGTGCGGCAGCTGGTGCGCACGGTCGCGGTCGCGGCCAAACTGTCGCTGGTCGACCAGACCAAGCTGGTCACCGCGGCCAGCGAACTGGCCCGCAACACGTTGGTCTACGGCGGCGGCGGCGACGCCGAGGTGAGCGTGCTCGATGCCGGTCGGCGCAAGGGGGTCCGGATCGTGTTCGCCGACGACGGGCCCGGCATCGTCGACCTCGACCTGGCTCTGACCGACGGCTACACCACCGGCGGCGGGCTCGGCCTCGGGCTCAGCGGCGCCCGCCGGCTGGTCGACGAGTTCGACATCGACACCGCGGCGGGCCGGGGCACCCGGGTGACCGTCACGAAATGGGCGCGGTAG
- a CDS encoding ATP-binding SpoIIE family protein phosphatase has translation MGAVAVSRASGLVDGGLWFRLEESSAVSAVRRAAQELGAEVGLDEARVGTLAIVATELASNLVKHADEGRLLVRPARTGDVAGVELIAVDSGPGMSDLTRSARDGHSTAGTLGIGLGAIARQAGFLDMSSVEGRGTVAVAQVWPGPAPTAASVAAVSRAMSGEEVCGDGYATRVVDGGLQVLVCDGLGHGPLAAVATAAAVQAFRTAPAGPPAAVVEHLHRGIAYTRGAAVAVAQVDDGQIRYAGLGNIAGFLLDDTSRRGLVSLPGIAGHQRRTVREFSYPASPGALLVMHSDGVVDRWSLDGYPGLRGRSPQVVAATVLRDAGTRRDDACVLVARA, from the coding sequence ATGGGCGCGGTAGCGGTGAGCCGCGCGAGCGGGCTCGTCGACGGTGGACTGTGGTTCCGGCTCGAGGAGTCCAGCGCCGTCAGCGCCGTCCGCCGGGCCGCCCAGGAGCTGGGTGCCGAGGTCGGCCTCGACGAAGCCCGGGTGGGCACGCTCGCGATCGTCGCCACGGAGCTGGCCAGCAACCTGGTCAAGCACGCCGACGAGGGCCGCCTGCTGGTCCGGCCGGCGCGGACCGGCGACGTCGCCGGGGTCGAGCTGATCGCGGTCGACTCCGGGCCGGGCATGAGCGACCTGACCCGGTCGGCCCGCGACGGGCACTCCACCGCCGGGACGCTCGGCATCGGCCTCGGCGCGATCGCCCGGCAGGCCGGTTTTCTCGACATGAGCTCGGTCGAGGGCCGCGGCACGGTCGCCGTCGCCCAGGTCTGGCCGGGTCCGGCGCCCACGGCCGCCTCCGTCGCGGCGGTGAGTCGCGCGATGAGCGGCGAAGAGGTCTGCGGCGACGGCTACGCGACGCGGGTGGTCGACGGTGGGCTGCAGGTCCTGGTCTGCGACGGCCTGGGGCACGGGCCCCTGGCGGCCGTGGCCACCGCGGCCGCCGTCCAGGCGTTCCGGACGGCGCCCGCCGGGCCGCCGGCCGCGGTCGTCGAGCACCTGCACCGCGGCATCGCGTACACGCGGGGCGCCGCGGTCGCGGTCGCCCAGGTCGACGACGGCCAGATCCGCTACGCCGGGCTCGGCAACATCGCCGGCTTCCTGCTCGACGACACCAGCCGCCGCGGCCTCGTCTCGCTGCCCGGCATCGCCGGACACCAGCGCCGGACGGTACGCGAGTTCAGCTATCCGGCGTCGCCCGGCGCGCTGCTGGTGATGCACTCCGACGGCGTGGTCGACCGCTGGAGCCTCGACGGCTACCCCGGCCTGCGCGGGCGTTCGCCGCAGGTGGTCGCCGCGACGGTGCTGCGGGACGCCGGCACCCGGCGCGACGACGCGTGCGTCCTGGTGGCGCGGGCATGA
- a CDS encoding sensor histidine kinase, whose translation MTDRLLHLLLRTEADVFVVRQRAREVAAAVGLERQDQVRLATALSEVGRTLFSDRGGPPATGAEVWFGLGSEKLQVEVIAIGPSRMDQLPSLGRLVDDLTIDDGPTTTVVRMSRRIPVGAGVDPDRLERVRAELAASAPRTPLDEMAEQNEQLLAALEETRAHRDRLARLNAELEETNRGVMALYNQLSGELEETNRGVVALYAELDERSAQLRAASEAKTRFLANVSHELRAPVTAVIGLARLLDDPASDPLTEDQSRQVELIRGSANDLLRLVNDLLDLAKAESGTIQPDWSEVDLRVLFSQLRGTVRAMATGDVDLVVVDPPGEATIRSDEVLLAQVLRNLLHNGLKFTAAGEVRMSATRDGDDWLIQVVDTGVGIPPELHERIFEEFYQVPGHSPTGATGTGLGLPYARRLVTLLGGALTVASEPGAGSTFTVRLPVAGDDGAS comes from the coding sequence ATGACGGACCGGCTGCTGCACCTGCTGTTGCGCACCGAGGCGGACGTGTTCGTCGTCCGGCAGCGGGCCCGCGAGGTCGCCGCCGCGGTCGGCCTGGAACGGCAGGACCAGGTGCGGCTGGCCACCGCGCTCAGCGAGGTCGGCCGCACGCTGTTCAGCGACCGCGGCGGCCCGCCGGCGACCGGCGCCGAAGTGTGGTTCGGCCTCGGGAGTGAGAAACTTCAGGTCGAGGTCATCGCCATCGGCCCGAGCCGGATGGACCAACTGCCCAGCCTCGGCCGGCTGGTCGACGACCTCACGATCGACGACGGACCGACGACGACGGTGGTGCGGATGAGCCGGCGGATACCGGTCGGGGCGGGCGTCGATCCCGACCGCCTCGAGCGCGTCCGCGCCGAGCTCGCGGCCTCCGCGCCCCGCACCCCGCTCGACGAGATGGCCGAGCAGAATGAGCAGCTGCTCGCCGCGCTCGAGGAGACCCGCGCCCACCGCGACCGACTGGCCCGGCTCAACGCCGAGCTGGAGGAGACCAACCGCGGCGTGATGGCGCTCTACAACCAGCTCTCCGGCGAGCTGGAGGAGACCAACCGCGGCGTGGTCGCGCTCTACGCCGAGCTCGACGAGCGGTCCGCGCAGTTGCGGGCGGCCAGCGAGGCGAAGACCCGGTTCCTGGCCAACGTGAGCCACGAGCTGCGCGCCCCGGTCACCGCCGTGATCGGGCTCGCCCGGCTCCTCGACGACCCCGCCTCGGACCCGCTGACCGAGGACCAGTCCCGCCAGGTCGAGCTTATCCGCGGCTCGGCCAACGACCTGCTGCGCCTGGTCAACGACCTGCTCGACCTGGCCAAGGCCGAGTCCGGCACGATCCAGCCGGACTGGTCCGAGGTCGACCTGCGGGTGCTGTTCAGCCAGCTGCGCGGCACGGTGCGCGCGATGGCCACGGGCGACGTCGACCTCGTGGTGGTCGACCCGCCCGGCGAGGCCACCATCCGCTCCGACGAGGTCCTGCTCGCCCAGGTGCTGCGCAACCTGCTGCACAACGGGCTCAAGTTCACCGCGGCCGGCGAGGTGCGGATGTCCGCCACCCGCGACGGCGACGACTGGCTGATCCAGGTCGTCGACACCGGCGTCGGTATCCCGCCCGAGCTGCACGAGCGGATCTTCGAAGAGTTCTACCAGGTACCCGGTCACTCCCCCACCGGCGCGACCGGCACGGGCCTCGGCCTGCCGTACGCCCGCCGCCTGGTCACCCTGCTCGGTGGCGCGCTGACCGTGGCCAGCGAGCCCGGCGCAGGCAGCACGTTCACCGTCCGGTTGCCGGTGGCGGGTGACGATGGAGCATCCTGA